A single Fusobacterium sp. DD2 DNA region contains:
- a CDS encoding S9 family peptidase has product MERLNLKDFLYYNYLSGIESSPNEEKIAFVTHRADVDINNYKSYIWIMDAATKDYFQLTGLGEESNFEWLDNETLLFSTIRNEKLKKKVEEGEEWSSYYSISINGGEAREYMRIPLNVIDLKVIDEDNFIVMAPYDNYGIRLNDLSGEQRAQAIEKIKENKDYEVLDEIPFWRNGGGFTNKKRNRLYLYNRKEDTILPITDKLTDVEDFSYRDGKILYIGNSFSDKKEHKSGIFIYDVESQKSKTVVPLGEYSVSFAKFMEDGVICGLNDQKKHGINQNPDFYMIKDGKIELLKHHDTWMGNTVGSDCRFGGGETFRVRKDRLYYVTTKMHCANIYTIDIHGNETQVTDIEGSVDSFAMCGDEIFFIGMVGLRLQEIYDFKDGKEKIITDFNEGIYSDTTLAKPEKFNFINDGIELEGWVLKPVDYEEGKIYPGILDIHGGPKTVYGEVFYHEMQVWANMGYFVFFCNPRGGDGRGNEFMDIRGKYGTVDYDDLMKFTDKVLETYPIDLKRVGVTGGSYGGFMTNWIIGHTDRFACAVSQRSIANWFSKFGTTDIGYYFNVDQNASSPWDNPEKLWWHSPMRYANKAKTPTLFIHSQEDYRCWLAEGLQMFTSLKYHGVPARLCMFRGENHELSRSGKPKHRVRRLEEMTQWFEHYLKK; this is encoded by the coding sequence ATGGAAAGATTAAATTTAAAAGATTTTTTATATTATAACTATTTATCAGGAATTGAGAGCTCTCCAAATGAGGAGAAAATTGCATTTGTAACTCACAGAGCAGATGTGGATATAAATAACTACAAATCTTACATCTGGATTATGGATGCAGCTACAAAGGATTATTTTCAACTTACAGGATTAGGAGAGGAGAGTAATTTTGAGTGGCTTGACAATGAAACTCTTTTATTTTCTACAATTAGAAATGAAAAATTGAAAAAGAAAGTGGAAGAGGGAGAGGAGTGGAGCAGTTATTATTCAATCTCTATAAATGGAGGGGAAGCTCGTGAATATATGAGAATACCTCTAAATGTAATAGATTTAAAGGTTATAGATGAGGATAACTTTATAGTTATGGCTCCATATGATAATTACGGTATAAGGTTGAATGATTTAAGTGGAGAACAACGTGCACAGGCTATTGAAAAGATAAAAGAAAATAAGGATTATGAGGTTTTAGATGAGATTCCATTCTGGAGAAATGGTGGAGGATTTACAAATAAGAAGAGAAACAGACTATATCTATATAACAGAAAAGAGGATACAATTTTACCTATAACAGATAAATTGACAGATGTTGAAGATTTTTCATATAGAGATGGAAAAATTCTTTACATTGGAAACTCATTTTCAGATAAAAAAGAGCATAAATCAGGAATATTTATTTATGATGTAGAGAGTCAAAAGAGTAAAACAGTTGTACCATTAGGAGAGTATTCAGTAAGCTTTGCAAAATTTATGGAAGATGGAGTAATATGCGGTTTAAACGATCAGAAAAAACATGGTATAAATCAGAACCCTGATTTTTATATGATAAAAGATGGAAAGATAGAACTTTTAAAACATCATGACACATGGATGGGAAATACTGTAGGATCTGACTGCAGATTTGGTGGAGGAGAAACTTTTAGAGTAAGAAAAGACAGACTTTATTATGTTACAACTAAGATGCATTGTGCTAATATCTATACAATTGATATCCATGGTAATGAGACTCAGGTAACAGATATAGAAGGATCTGTTGATTCTTTTGCAATGTGTGGAGATGAGATATTCTTTATAGGCATGGTAGGATTAAGACTTCAGGAGATATATGACTTTAAGGATGGAAAAGAAAAAATAATTACAGATTTTAACGAGGGAATATATAGTGATACAACTCTTGCAAAACCTGAAAAATTTAATTTTATAAATGATGGAATAGAGCTTGAAGGATGGGTACTAAAACCTGTTGATTATGAGGAAGGAAAGATATATCCAGGAATACTTGATATACATGGTGGACCAAAGACTGTTTATGGAGAGGTATTTTATCATGAGATGCAGGTATGGGCAAATATGGGGTACTTTGTATTCTTCTGTAATCCACGTGGTGGAGATGGTAGAGGAAATGAGTTTATGGATATAAGAGGAAAATATGGTACTGTTGACTATGATGACCTTATGAAATTTACTGACAAGGTTCTTGAAACATATCCAATAGATTTAAAAAGAGTAGGAGTAACTGGAGGATCATATGGTGGATTTATGACTAACTGGATAATAGGTCACACTGACAGATTTGCCTGTGCAGTATCTCAAAGAAGTATAGCTAACTGGTTTTCAAAATTTGGGACAACTGATATAGGTTACTATTTTAACGTGGATCAGAATGCTTCAAGTCCATGGGATAATCCTGAAAAACTTTGGTGGCATTCACCAATGAGATATGCAAACAAGGCTAAAACACCTACACTTTTTATACATTCTCAGGAAGATTATAGATGCTGGCTTGCAGAGGGACTACAGATGTTTACATCTTTAAAATATCATGGAGTACCAGCAAGACTTTGTATGTTTAGAGGAGAAAATCACGAACTTTCAAGAAGTGGTAAACCTAAGCATAGAGTAAGAAGACTTGAGGAAATGACACAGTGGTTTGAGCACTATTTAAAAAAATAA
- the proB gene encoding glutamate 5-kinase, translated as MEKEIKERIKKSKRVVIKVGTSTLTYPNGNLNLNLINRLAWILADLRNQGREVILVTSGAIGVGSKSLNFKKRPTITREKQAAAAVGQMELMHIYQNFLGEYNQRVAQILLTKDDFRPGERKTNTNNTLETLLDFGVIPIINANDTISTFEIEFSDNDRLSASVAALLKADLLVILTDIDALYDANPKTHPEAKRIPYVKKVTDDVLSMGGEKGSEFSVGGMETKLLAARKCYDHGVIMAILDGSNPVYIDDLIEGKDIGTVFDCKKIGG; from the coding sequence ATGGAAAAAGAAATCAAAGAGAGGATCAAAAAATCCAAAAGGGTAGTTATCAAAGTTGGAACTTCAACTCTTACTTATCCAAATGGAAATCTTAATTTAAATTTAATAAATAGATTAGCTTGGATTTTAGCTGATTTAAGAAATCAAGGTAGAGAAGTAATTTTAGTTACTTCTGGAGCAATCGGTGTAGGATCAAAATCTCTTAATTTTAAAAAGAGACCAACTATTACAAGAGAAAAACAAGCTGCTGCAGCAGTAGGTCAAATGGAACTTATGCACATCTATCAAAACTTTTTAGGTGAATACAACCAAAGAGTTGCTCAGATACTTCTGACAAAAGATGACTTCAGACCTGGGGAAAGAAAAACAAATACAAACAATACCCTTGAAACTCTTCTTGACTTTGGTGTAATCCCTATTATCAATGCAAATGACACTATTTCAACTTTCGAAATTGAATTTAGTGATAACGACAGATTATCAGCAAGTGTTGCAGCTCTTTTAAAAGCTGACCTGCTTGTTATTCTAACTGATATAGATGCACTTTATGATGCAAATCCTAAGACTCATCCTGAAGCAAAAAGAATACCTTATGTTAAAAAAGTAACTGATGATGTTCTTTCTATGGGTGGAGAAAAAGGAAGTGAATTTAGCGTAGGAGGAATGGAAACTAAACTTCTAGCTGCAAGAAAATGTTATGACCATGGGGTAATTATGGCTATACTTGATGGTTCAAACCCTGTGTATATAGATGACTTAATTGAAGGAAAAGATATTGGAACAGTATTTGACTGTAAAAAAATAGGAGGTTAA
- a CDS encoding glutamate-5-semialdehyde dehydrogenase, whose translation MYIENLCSAAKEAETQIAQLSTKTKNAILLKSADALMANCSEILKINSIDVEKAKTAGVKAAFIDRLTLTEARIKGMADGLREIAALNDPVGEFLYGKTLPNGLIIQQKRVPLGVIAIIFESRPNVTADAFGLCLKSGNAVVLRGGKEAINTNIATVKIFKEVLKEFGINENAVQILEDTSHETANKLMKAHKYVDVLIPRGSARLINSVIENSTIPCIQTGIGNCHIFVDESGKLDEAIDIIINAKTQRPGVCNAVETLLIHKNIAEKLLPALGKALIEKHVEIRGDETVRKYIPQSITATEEDWATEYEDYIVAIKTVDGVDEAIKHIGKYGTKHSECIITENYTNAQKFLNEVDAAAVYVNASTRFTDGGQFGFGAEIGISTQKLHARGPMGLKELTTTKYVIMGNGQVRE comes from the coding sequence ATGTACATTGAAAATCTATGTTCTGCTGCAAAAGAGGCAGAAACTCAGATAGCACAACTATCTACTAAAACTAAAAATGCAATTCTTTTAAAATCTGCTGATGCTCTTATGGCTAACTGCAGTGAAATTTTAAAAATCAACAGTATAGATGTTGAAAAAGCTAAAACTGCTGGAGTAAAAGCTGCTTTTATAGATAGACTTACTTTAACAGAAGCTAGAATAAAAGGTATGGCAGACGGTCTAAGAGAGATTGCTGCTTTAAATGACCCAGTAGGAGAATTCCTATATGGAAAAACTCTTCCTAACGGACTTATTATTCAACAAAAAAGAGTTCCTTTAGGAGTTATTGCTATAATATTTGAATCTCGTCCAAATGTTACAGCTGATGCTTTTGGACTTTGCTTAAAAAGTGGAAACGCAGTTGTATTAAGAGGTGGAAAAGAAGCTATCAATACAAATATTGCTACTGTTAAAATCTTCAAAGAGGTTCTTAAAGAGTTTGGAATAAATGAAAATGCTGTTCAAATTCTTGAAGATACAAGCCATGAAACTGCAAATAAACTTATGAAAGCTCACAAATACGTTGACGTACTTATCCCTAGAGGAAGTGCAAGACTTATAAATAGCGTTATAGAAAACAGTACTATCCCTTGTATTCAAACAGGTATTGGTAACTGCCACATATTTGTTGATGAAAGTGGAAAACTTGATGAAGCTATAGATATTATTATCAATGCTAAAACTCAAAGACCTGGAGTTTGTAATGCAGTTGAAACTCTTTTAATTCATAAAAATATTGCTGAAAAACTTCTTCCAGCTCTTGGAAAAGCTCTAATTGAAAAACATGTAGAGATAAGAGGAGATGAAACTGTAAGAAAATATATCCCTCAATCAATAACTGCTACTGAAGAAGACTGGGCTACTGAATATGAAGATTACATCGTTGCTATAAAAACTGTAGATGGTGTTGATGAAGCTATAAAACATATTGGAAAATATGGAACTAAACACTCTGAATGTATAATTACTGAAAACTATACAAATGCTCAAAAATTCTTAAATGAAGTTGATGCTGCTGCTGTTTATGTAAATGCTTCTACAAGATTTACAGATGGTGGACAATTTGGTTTTGGAGCTGAAATTGGTATCAGTACTCAAAAACTTCATGCAAGAGGACCTATGGGACTTAAAGAACTTACTACTACAAAATATGTTATAATGGGAAATGGACAGGTAAGAGAATAA